A stretch of Rhizobium sp. BT03 DNA encodes these proteins:
- the repB gene encoding plasmid partitioning protein RepB yields the protein MSPKGRDILKSMVGAVEPVRPDAPSAPPPHRPSGAVKAMNLSLGRLGEEAAAAKALRESLASGDKVLEIDPAAVEMSFIRDRIPVDKDPEFERLKQSIQESGQQVPILVRPDPAKAGHYQAAYGHRRLRAAAEIGVPVKAVVRKLTDEELILAQGQENGPRVDLSFIERALFARRMDEHGFSRDMIAQALATDKPETSRLLQVAQTIDPEVILAIGPAPKVGRPRWLAFAEKFREAGGQKKAQAAIAAAAFQTLESNGRFDVIWKALEEKSAPQRAEQTLRTQSGGALASVVHSGKTFRITVKSAAFSEFLARRLAGLAAEFEEENDEK from the coding sequence ATGAGCCCAAAAGGTCGCGATATCCTGAAGAGCATGGTTGGCGCCGTCGAGCCGGTACGGCCGGATGCGCCGAGCGCGCCGCCGCCGCATCGGCCATCGGGCGCGGTCAAGGCGATGAACCTGTCGCTTGGACGGCTGGGAGAGGAAGCGGCGGCCGCCAAGGCGCTGCGCGAATCGCTTGCCTCCGGCGACAAGGTGCTGGAGATCGATCCGGCTGCCGTCGAAATGTCCTTCATCCGCGACCGCATTCCGGTCGACAAGGATCCCGAGTTCGAGCGGCTGAAGCAGTCGATCCAGGAAAGCGGGCAGCAGGTTCCGATCCTGGTGCGGCCGGATCCCGCAAAGGCTGGGCACTATCAGGCCGCCTACGGCCACAGGCGTCTGCGTGCGGCAGCGGAGATCGGGGTTCCCGTCAAGGCTGTGGTGCGCAAGCTGACGGATGAGGAATTGATCCTCGCGCAGGGTCAGGAAAACGGCCCGCGCGTCGACTTGAGCTTCATCGAACGGGCGCTGTTTGCACGACGCATGGATGAACACGGCTTCAGCCGCGATATGATTGCCCAGGCGCTGGCGACGGATAAGCCGGAGACGTCGAGGCTGCTGCAGGTGGCACAGACGATCGATCCCGAGGTCATTCTCGCCATCGGACCGGCGCCCAAGGTCGGACGGCCGCGTTGGCTTGCCTTTGCCGAGAAATTCAGGGAGGCGGGCGGGCAGAAGAAGGCGCAGGCGGCAATCGCTGCCGCAGCTTTCCAGACGTTGGAGAGCAATGGCCGCTTCGATGTCATCTGGAAGGCGCTGGAGGAAAAGAGCGCGCCGCAGCGGGCCGAGCAGACGCTTCGCACCCAAAGCGGGGGGGCGCTTGCTTCGGTGGTCCACTCCGGAAAAACCTTTCGCATCACCGTCAAATCGGCGGCGTTTTCGGAATTCCTGGCTCGGCGGTTGGCAGGCCTCGCCGCCGAGTTCGAAGAGGAAAATGACGAAAAATGA
- a CDS encoding type II toxin-antitoxin system Phd/YefM family antitoxin, with protein sequence MKLSEQVKPISYLKAHAPEIIRTLKDNPQPVVITLHGEAKAILQDVGQYEETQETLALLKVLALTNRQVEEGKLRPAADTFARIRKRLSDSQT encoded by the coding sequence ATGAAGCTGTCAGAACAGGTCAAGCCGATCAGCTATCTCAAGGCCCATGCACCTGAGATCATCCGGACACTCAAGGACAATCCGCAGCCTGTCGTCATTACTCTTCACGGCGAGGCGAAAGCCATTCTGCAGGATGTCGGCCAATATGAGGAAACGCAGGAGACCTTGGCGCTGCTCAAGGTGCTGGCGCTGACCAACCGGCAAGTGGAGGAAGGCAAGCTGCGCCCTGCTGCCGACACCTTCGCGCGCATCCGCAAGCGTTTGTCCGACAGCCAAACCTGA
- a CDS encoding sugar ABC transporter substrate-binding protein has product MEMMKFSTKAAGAAALILSLLGGTSAFAQNAVADATVAFLMPDQGSTRYEEHDHPGFVAEMKKLCASCKVLYQNADADIAKQQQQFNSAITQGAKVIVLDPVDSAAAASLVQLAQSQGVKVIAYDRPIPKGKADFYVSFDNKAIGKAIAESLVQHLKAKNVPTDGGGILQINGSPTDAAAGLIKDGIHEGLANGGYKTLAEFDTPNWQPANAQQWAAGQITRFGKQIVGVVAANDGTGGGAIAAFKAAGVDPVPPVTGNDATIAALQLIISGDQYNTISKPSEIVAAAAADVAVKLLAGETIKAEMTLYDTPAQLFVPAVVTAENLKAEIIDKKINTAEELCTGRYADGCKKLGITK; this is encoded by the coding sequence ATGGAAATGATGAAATTCTCGACGAAAGCGGCAGGCGCCGCCGCACTTATCCTGTCCTTGCTCGGCGGGACTTCCGCCTTTGCGCAAAACGCCGTTGCCGATGCGACGGTCGCGTTCCTCATGCCCGACCAGGGCTCGACCCGCTACGAAGAACACGACCATCCGGGCTTCGTCGCGGAAATGAAGAAGCTCTGCGCCTCCTGCAAGGTCCTTTATCAGAATGCTGATGCCGATATCGCCAAACAGCAGCAGCAGTTCAATTCGGCCATCACCCAGGGCGCCAAGGTTATCGTGCTCGATCCGGTGGATTCGGCAGCGGCCGCCTCCCTCGTCCAGCTCGCCCAAAGCCAGGGCGTCAAGGTCATCGCCTATGACCGTCCGATCCCGAAGGGCAAGGCCGATTTCTACGTCTCCTTCGACAACAAGGCGATCGGCAAGGCAATCGCGGAATCGCTCGTCCAGCATCTCAAGGCGAAGAATGTGCCGACCGATGGCGGCGGCATCCTGCAGATCAACGGTTCGCCCACGGATGCGGCCGCCGGGCTGATCAAGGACGGCATTCACGAGGGTCTCGCCAACGGCGGCTACAAGACGCTTGCCGAATTCGACACGCCGAACTGGCAGCCGGCGAATGCCCAGCAATGGGCGGCCGGCCAGATCACCCGTTTCGGCAAACAGATCGTCGGCGTCGTCGCCGCCAATGACGGCACCGGCGGCGGCGCCATCGCCGCCTTCAAGGCAGCCGGCGTCGATCCCGTGCCGCCGGTCACCGGCAATGATGCGACGATCGCCGCGCTGCAGCTGATCATATCGGGGGATCAGTACAACACGATCTCCAAGCCGAGCGAAATCGTCGCCGCGGCTGCGGCCGACGTCGCCGTCAAGCTCTTGGCCGGAGAAACGATCAAGGCCGAGATGACGCTTTACGACACGCCGGCGCAGCTCTTCGTCCCTGCCGTCGTCACCGCCGAAAACCTCAAGGCCGAGATCATCGACAAGAAGATCAACACCGCCGAGGAATTGTGCACCGGCCGTTATGCCGACGGCTGCAAGAAGCTCGGCATCACCAAGTAA
- a CDS encoding type II toxin-antitoxin system RelE/ParE family toxin yields the protein MPYRVLFAEEAERDIEDLYRFIAGRDGSETAERILTEIESACADLEEFPARGNIPKELTGIGLTEYRKRHHKPWRMIYRIMGDDVVVYCVVDGRRDMQAFLERRLIR from the coding sequence ATGCCTTATCGTGTTCTTTTCGCCGAGGAAGCGGAACGCGACATCGAGGATCTCTATCGTTTCATCGCCGGCCGCGACGGCTCAGAGACGGCTGAGCGCATCCTGACGGAAATCGAAAGTGCCTGCGCCGATCTCGAAGAATTCCCTGCCCGAGGAAATATCCCGAAAGAACTCACCGGTATCGGCCTCACCGAATATCGGAAGCGGCACCATAAGCCTTGGCGCATGATCTATCGCATCATGGGCGATGATGTCGTCGTCTATTGTGTCGTCGACGGTCGCCGCGACATGCAGGCTTTCCTGGAGCGAAGGCTGATCCGCTGA
- the repA gene encoding plasmid partitioning protein RepA yields the protein MPTRAAIVEKAKRASQVSIDETIAQDSTMLSSQLQVLFERLFSPDARKSLRRFSSTETAKLLGVTDSYVRHLAAQVETINPEKTASGRRVFSLEEIHAMRQHLGRTKPSYLPMRRQGDHLQVIAVTNFKGGSGKTTTSIHLAQFLALRGYRVLAVDLDPQASMSAMLGYQPEFDVGENETLYGAIKYDETRRDVGDIVRQTYFPGLDLIPGNLELHEFEHDTPKALADTNRDDKDMFFMRVGNALHSLEESYDVVIIDCPPTLGFLTLSALCAATAVLITVHPQMLDVASMNQFLTMTSDLLSVVKEAGGNLDYDWMRYLVTRYEANDGPQAQIVAFLRSLFGERVLTSMMVKSTAVSDAGLSKQTIYEAGRETMHRQTYDRGVESVDNVNAEVEQLIRSAWSRT from the coding sequence ATGCCGACCAGGGCCGCGATTGTTGAGAAAGCCAAGAGAGCGAGTCAAGTCTCGATCGACGAGACGATTGCGCAGGACTCGACAATGCTCAGCAGCCAGCTCCAGGTGCTGTTCGAGCGGTTGTTTTCGCCCGATGCCCGCAAATCGCTGCGACGCTTCAGCAGCACAGAGACCGCCAAGCTGCTCGGCGTCACCGACAGCTATGTTCGCCACCTCGCCGCTCAGGTGGAAACCATCAATCCTGAAAAGACGGCGTCCGGCCGCCGGGTGTTCTCGCTTGAGGAAATCCATGCGATGCGCCAGCATCTCGGGCGCACCAAACCCTCCTACCTGCCGATGCGCCGGCAGGGCGACCATCTCCAGGTAATCGCCGTCACCAATTTCAAGGGCGGGTCCGGCAAGACGACGACATCCATCCATCTGGCGCAGTTCCTGGCGCTTCGCGGCTATCGTGTGCTGGCCGTCGATCTCGATCCGCAGGCGTCGATGTCGGCGATGCTCGGATATCAGCCCGAATTCGACGTCGGTGAAAACGAGACGCTCTACGGCGCCATCAAATATGACGAGACGCGCCGCGACGTTGGCGACATCGTCCGCCAGACCTATTTCCCCGGTCTCGATCTCATCCCCGGCAATCTCGAACTGCACGAGTTCGAGCACGATACGCCAAAGGCCCTGGCCGACACCAACCGTGACGATAAAGACATGTTCTTCATGCGGGTCGGCAATGCGCTGCATTCGCTGGAAGAGAGCTACGACGTCGTCATCATCGATTGCCCGCCTACCCTCGGCTTCCTGACGCTGTCTGCTCTCTGCGCCGCCACTGCCGTGCTGATCACCGTTCATCCGCAGATGCTCGACGTCGCGTCGATGAACCAGTTCCTGACGATGACCTCCGACCTCCTGTCCGTGGTCAAGGAGGCCGGCGGCAATCTCGATTACGACTGGATGCGCTATCTGGTTACCCGCTATGAGGCCAACGATGGCCCACAGGCGCAGATCGTCGCCTTCCTGCGCAGCCTGTTCGGGGAGCGTGTGCTGACCTCGATGATGGTCAAGTCGACGGCGGTCTCGGATGCGGGCCTGTCCAAGCAGACGATCTATGAGGCGGGACGCGAGACGATGCATCGCCAGACCTATGACCGCGGCGTCGAATCGGTCGACAACGTCAATGCCGAGGTGGAACAACTCATTCGCAGTGCATGGAGCAGGACATGA
- the repC gene encoding plasmid replication protein RepC, producing METGSVTTPFGRRPMTLGMLASQVMAGEIKPDQSVDKWKLFRALCEAKPLLGISDRALAVLNALLSFYPKNELAQENGLIVFPSNIQLSLRTHGMAEQTVRRHLAALVEAGLLLRKDSPNGKRYVRRDRAGEVNEAFGFSLAPLLARAEEIEQLAAEVMAERLHVQRLRERITLCRRDIAKLIEAAVEEDVQGDWQGLYQEFRDLIEGLPRSPTTAQLEQLLDELTMLRADILNRLEIRVKSTKERGNADYNERHIQNSNPESSSELEPSFETKQGAMPEQGNGREAVTMEEGRAEIAHPSREGEGLSRRPGARDDAGGLKSFPLGLVLQACPEILAYGPNGEIRNWRDLMAAAVTVRSMLGVSPSAYEEAANAMGPENAATVMACILERGGHINSAGGYLRDLTRRSEKGEFAIGPMLMALLRANAPAGRKAG from the coding sequence ATGGAAACCGGAAGTGTAACGACGCCCTTCGGGCGGCGGCCGATGACGCTTGGCATGCTCGCCAGCCAGGTGATGGCAGGCGAAATCAAGCCTGATCAGTCAGTCGACAAATGGAAGCTGTTTCGGGCGCTGTGCGAAGCAAAGCCGCTGCTCGGCATCAGCGATCGGGCGCTTGCCGTGCTCAACGCGCTCTTAAGCTTTTACCCCAAGAACGAGCTGGCGCAGGAAAACGGGCTGATCGTCTTTCCATCGAATATCCAGCTTTCGCTCAGAACGCATGGCATGGCCGAGCAGACGGTGCGGCGCCATCTTGCAGCACTCGTCGAGGCGGGGCTCCTGTTGCGCAAGGACAGCCCCAACGGCAAGCGTTATGTCCGCAGGGACAGGGCAGGGGAGGTCAACGAGGCCTTCGGCTTCTCGCTGGCACCGCTGCTTGCCCGCGCCGAGGAGATCGAACAGCTGGCCGCCGAAGTGATGGCCGAGCGGTTGCATGTCCAGCGCCTGCGCGAACGCATCACGCTTTGCCGCCGTGATATCGCCAAGCTGATCGAAGCGGCCGTCGAAGAAGACGTTCAAGGGGATTGGCAGGGCCTGTACCAGGAATTTCGGGATCTGATCGAAGGCCTGCCCCGGTCGCCGACGACGGCACAGCTCGAACAATTGCTGGACGAATTGACGATGCTCCGGGCGGACATTCTTAACCGGCTGGAAATTCGAGTTAAATCGACAAAAGAGCGCGGCAATGCCGATTATAACGAGCGTCACATACAGAATTCAAACCCCGAATCTAGCTCTGAACTTGAACCAAGCTTCGAAACGAAGCAGGGCGCGATGCCGGAGCAAGGCAATGGGCGGGAGGCCGTGACGATGGAAGAGGGTAGGGCTGAGATTGCTCATCCGAGCAGGGAGGGGGAGGGGCTGAGTCGACGGCCGGGCGCGCGCGATGATGCTGGCGGGCTGAAATCCTTCCCGCTCGGCCTGGTTCTGCAGGCCTGCCCTGAAATCCTTGCCTACGGGCCGAATGGCGAAATCCGCAACTGGCGTGACTTGATGGCCGCGGCGGTGACCGTGCGATCGATGCTCGGCGTCAGCCCGTCAGCCTACGAGGAAGCGGCAAATGCAATGGGACCGGAAAATGCCGCGACGGTGATGGCGTGCATCCTGGAGCGCGGCGGCCATATCAATTCGGCCGGTGGCTATCTCCGCGACCTGACGCGGCGAAGCGAAAAGGGAGAATTCGCGATCGGCCCGATGCTTATGGCGCTCCTGCGGGCAAATGCGCCGGCCGGCCGAAAAGCTGGATAA
- a CDS encoding ROK family protein → MAKSSSEPRDEVNAPLAHGALNLPLVTIDDYNNELRDKDGFVGDNANKKTFQMKLDDWRKRVRKVGDDPIGKTATAKLSKKKIDAFLKGDDMEAAALVMGAVEDFAQDFADVIGKFLKDKRWVKTERIVVGGGFRQSRFGELTIARTMVILKAAGIDVEVVPIVHHPDEAGLIGAVHLMPRWMFKGHEAILAVDIGGTNVRAGVVKFGKDDVPNFGDASVWESTIWRHADDEPSRTATIERLAAMLHELIGKAEKANLKPAPIIGIACPGIIKADGSIERGGQNLPGGNWESDSFNLPAALMKAIPEIGDDSTFVMMHNDAVVQGLSQVPFMTDVSRWAVLTIGTGLGNAHFTNRETTKAR, encoded by the coding sequence ATGGCCAAAAGCAGTTCCGAGCCCCGTGATGAGGTCAATGCCCCGTTGGCACATGGCGCGTTGAACCTGCCATTGGTGACGATCGACGACTACAACAACGAACTGCGTGACAAGGATGGTTTCGTTGGCGACAACGCCAATAAGAAGACGTTTCAGATGAAGCTCGACGATTGGAGAAAACGTGTCCGCAAGGTCGGAGACGACCCGATCGGCAAGACCGCGACGGCGAAGCTTTCCAAGAAAAAGATCGATGCCTTTCTGAAGGGTGACGATATGGAGGCCGCGGCACTGGTCATGGGGGCGGTGGAGGACTTCGCTCAGGACTTTGCCGATGTGATCGGAAAGTTTCTAAAGGACAAACGCTGGGTGAAGACGGAACGCATCGTCGTCGGCGGCGGTTTCCGGCAGAGCCGCTTTGGCGAGCTGACGATTGCCAGGACCATGGTTATTCTCAAGGCGGCCGGCATCGACGTCGAAGTCGTACCGATCGTTCACCATCCTGATGAGGCCGGGCTGATCGGTGCGGTCCATCTGATGCCGCGCTGGATGTTCAAAGGTCACGAGGCAATCCTGGCCGTCGATATCGGCGGCACCAATGTTCGTGCCGGCGTCGTTAAATTCGGAAAGGACGACGTGCCGAACTTTGGGGATGCGAGCGTCTGGGAATCAACGATCTGGCGCCATGCCGACGACGAGCCGAGTCGCACCGCAACCATCGAGCGCTTGGCCGCGATGCTGCATGAACTGATCGGCAAGGCCGAAAAGGCCAACCTCAAACCCGCGCCGATCATCGGGATCGCCTGCCCCGGCATCATCAAAGCCGATGGCTCCATCGAACGCGGCGGGCAGAACCTGCCGGGGGGAAACTGGGAGAGCGACAGCTTCAACCTCCCCGCCGCGCTGATGAAGGCCATTCCCGAGATCGGCGACGACAGCACCTTCGTGATGATGCACAACGACGCTGTCGTCCAGGGATTGTCGCAGGTCCCATTTATGACCGACGTGTCGCGATGGGCAGTGCTGACGATCGGTACGGGTTTGGGCAATGCGCATTTTACCAATCGCGAGACAACGAAGGCGCGATAG
- a CDS encoding LLM class flavin-dependent oxidoreductase, whose product MAQKHVTFGIMLQGPGGHMNAWKHPSGPADASVNFDFFVKTARKAEAAGLAFAFVADGLYINEQSIPHFLNRFEPIAILSALAASTSKIGLVGTVSTSYSDPFTIARQFASIDLISGGRAGWNAVTSPLEGSGRNYSREHPEHELRYEIAEDYIDAIKGLWDSWDDDAFVRNRELGVYADKTKMHRLNHKGRFFRIEGPLNIGRSKQGQPVVFQAGASDSGIRLAGKHADAVFTNGGPFEEARGFYRQLKDSVIAHGRPAAEVGIYPGIGPIVGKTTEEAEAKYQAIRNLVTIEEALLYLGRFFDHHDFSVYPLDEAFPELGDIGRNNFRATTDRIKRTAREKGLTLRQVALDSATPRTAFIGTAEHIANEIIRWVDHGAADGFILGFPIIAEGFADFAEHVLPILTARGYFDPVLKGETLRDHLGLPFRESRYAAGADQLEQGRAVGA is encoded by the coding sequence ATGGCTCAGAAACACGTCACGTTCGGCATCATGCTGCAGGGTCCCGGCGGTCACATGAATGCCTGGAAGCATCCAAGCGGGCCGGCCGATGCCAGCGTCAATTTCGACTTCTTCGTCAAGACGGCGCGCAAGGCGGAGGCGGCCGGCCTCGCCTTCGCCTTCGTCGCCGACGGGCTCTATATCAACGAGCAGTCGATCCCGCATTTCCTCAATCGGTTCGAGCCGATCGCCATTCTATCGGCGCTTGCGGCCTCGACTTCGAAAATCGGCCTCGTCGGCACAGTCTCGACCTCCTATAGCGATCCCTTCACCATCGCCCGCCAGTTCGCTTCGATCGATCTCATCAGCGGCGGCCGGGCAGGGTGGAATGCGGTGACCTCGCCGCTCGAGGGCTCGGGGCGCAATTACAGCCGCGAACATCCCGAGCACGAACTGCGCTACGAGATCGCCGAGGATTATATCGATGCGATCAAAGGCCTGTGGGATTCCTGGGATGACGATGCCTTCGTCCGCAATCGCGAACTCGGCGTCTATGCCGACAAGACCAAGATGCATCGTCTCAACCACAAGGGCCGCTTCTTCCGCATCGAGGGGCCGCTCAACATCGGCCGTTCGAAGCAGGGTCAACCGGTCGTCTTCCAGGCGGGGGCTTCGGACTCCGGCATTAGGCTCGCCGGCAAGCATGCCGATGCCGTCTTTACCAATGGCGGCCCGTTCGAAGAGGCTCGAGGCTTCTATCGGCAGCTGAAGGACAGCGTCATCGCCCATGGGCGCCCGGCAGCCGAAGTCGGCATCTATCCCGGCATCGGCCCGATCGTCGGGAAGACGACCGAGGAAGCGGAAGCCAAATATCAGGCGATCCGCAATCTCGTCACGATCGAAGAGGCGCTCCTCTATCTCGGCCGCTTCTTCGATCACCATGATTTCAGCGTCTACCCGCTCGATGAGGCTTTCCCTGAACTCGGCGATATCGGCAGGAATAATTTCCGTGCCACCACCGACCGGATCAAAAGAACGGCGCGGGAAAAAGGCCTGACGCTCCGCCAGGTCGCGCTCGATTCCGCGACGCCCCGCACGGCCTTCATTGGGACGGCGGAACATATCGCCAACGAGATCATCCGCTGGGTGGACCATGGCGCTGCCGATGGCTTTATCCTCGGCTTCCCCATTATCGCCGAAGGCTTCGCCGACTTCGCCGAACATGTCCTGCCGATCCTCACGGCACGCGGTTATTTCGATCCGGTCCTGAAGGGCGAGACGCTGCGCGATCATCTGGGTCTGCCCTTCCGGGAAAGCCGCTATGCGGCCGGTGCCGATCAGCTCGAGCAGGGAAGGGCTGTCGGCGCCTGA
- the otsB gene encoding trehalose-phosphatase, translating into MQSLENPVQDDTATQEMLSLVLEEPDHWAMFLDIDGTLLNLAPTPDAIEVPEALPGQLHRLSNKLGGALALVTGRSLAYADALFKPFAFPTAGLHGAEIRSAAGMHTLEATPEFQALKHALTAEAEHYPGVLIEDKGAAVAAHYRLAPEYEKVLEERMHHYAEVAGPNWALQLGKMVFELRPARSSKGDALERFFQADPFKNRCPITIGDDLTDESMFAIANARGGVSVRVGAIGTPSCATSRLSSSALVRNVIAALAA; encoded by the coding sequence TTGCAGAGTTTGGAGAATCCCGTGCAGGACGATACCGCGACCCAGGAAATGCTTTCACTGGTCCTGGAAGAGCCGGACCACTGGGCGATGTTCCTCGACATCGACGGAACGCTGCTCAATCTCGCGCCTACGCCTGATGCGATCGAGGTTCCAGAGGCTCTTCCCGGACAACTTCATCGCCTGTCGAACAAGCTCGGCGGCGCCTTGGCGCTGGTCACCGGGCGATCGCTTGCCTATGCGGACGCGCTGTTCAAACCCTTTGCATTTCCGACGGCAGGCCTTCACGGCGCGGAAATCAGGAGCGCCGCCGGAATGCACACGCTCGAGGCCACACCGGAATTTCAGGCGTTGAAACATGCCCTGACAGCCGAAGCCGAGCACTATCCCGGCGTCCTGATCGAGGACAAGGGCGCCGCCGTTGCCGCCCATTACCGGCTGGCGCCGGAATATGAAAAGGTGCTCGAAGAGCGCATGCATCATTATGCCGAGGTCGCCGGGCCGAACTGGGCGTTGCAGCTAGGCAAGATGGTCTTCGAGCTGCGACCGGCACGATCGAGCAAGGGCGATGCGCTGGAGCGGTTTTTCCAGGCCGACCCTTTCAAGAACCGCTGCCCGATCACCATCGGCGATGACCTGACCGACGAGTCGATGTTTGCGATCGCCAATGCGCGCGGCGGCGTTTCGGTGCGTGTCGGTGCGATCGGCACCCCGAGCTGCGCCACGAGCCGGCTGTCCTCCTCTGCGCTGGTGAGAAACGTCATTGCCGCTTTGGCCGCCTGA
- a CDS encoding AraC family transcriptional regulator produces MEPDLEVIQIRPGESFATKAHGYPYHTVRWHFHPEYELHLVVATTGRYFVGDFIGEFEPGNLVLAGPNLPHNWISDVPKGSSIPLRCQLIQFSENFISDTMKVLAELGPFEPVLEASRRGVLFGTDTSRQVAPLMDEVQQAQGVRRIELFMMIVGLLSRAQDAQLLASPSYLPDPSGYMSAGINKALAYIRENLTKSFDEADLARIAEQSTGAFSRAFRRHTGMSLVQYVKRLRINLACQILMSDDHASITDICFEVGFNNLSNFNRQFLAEKGMTPSRFRRLLGDNINVAKAA; encoded by the coding sequence ATGGAACCCGACTTGGAAGTCATTCAGATCAGGCCGGGCGAATCCTTCGCAACGAAGGCGCACGGCTATCCCTATCATACGGTTCGCTGGCATTTTCATCCGGAATACGAACTGCATCTCGTCGTGGCGACAACCGGACGCTATTTCGTCGGCGACTTCATCGGCGAGTTCGAGCCGGGCAATCTCGTGCTTGCCGGCCCCAATCTTCCCCATAACTGGATCAGCGATGTTCCGAAGGGATCGAGCATTCCGCTTCGATGCCAGCTCATCCAGTTCAGCGAGAATTTCATCAGCGACACGATGAAGGTGCTGGCGGAGCTCGGCCCCTTCGAGCCGGTGCTCGAAGCTTCCCGCCGCGGCGTGCTCTTCGGCACGGATACCAGCCGGCAGGTCGCGCCGCTGATGGACGAGGTGCAGCAGGCGCAGGGCGTGCGCCGCATCGAGCTCTTCATGATGATCGTCGGTCTGCTCAGCCGGGCGCAGGATGCCCAGCTTCTCGCCAGCCCGAGCTATCTGCCGGATCCGTCCGGCTACATGTCGGCCGGCATCAACAAGGCGCTCGCCTATATCCGGGAGAACCTGACGAAATCCTTCGACGAAGCCGATCTCGCCAGGATCGCCGAACAGTCCACCGGCGCCTTTTCCCGCGCCTTCCGCCGCCATACCGGCATGTCGCTCGTGCAATATGTCAAACGCCTGCGCATCAACCTCGCCTGCCAGATCCTGATGAGCGACGACCACGCATCGATCACCGACATCTGCTTCGAAGTCGGCTTCAACAATCTGTCCAATTTCAACCGGCAATTTCTCGCGGAAAAGGGCATGACGCCTTCGCGCTTCCGGCGGCTATTGGGTGACAATATCAACGTGGCGAAGGCGGCTTAA
- a CDS encoding LLM class flavin-dependent oxidoreductase, translated as MTYLLSLLDKSPIEQGFTAADALRATVKIAARAEELGYHRFWVAEHHNMSNLASSAPEALIAYLLARTSKIRVGSGGVMLQHYSAYKVAETFNLLASLAPGRVDLGVGKAPGGFPLSTRALQLAVDPARKPDFASQLSDLNTYLAADPNYDGAQATPFPPTAPDRFLLGASVESAELAAEKGWELVFAGHLNGDPDNLRRTFETYERASGGKRPILALAAFAAESEEYARERIGHLRIVKVFLPDGQTVNVGSEEQAAEFARQAGVTDYRIEEKVPSVLHGTAKQIRKELDELHRRYGVKEFVLDTPALSVAERLASIELLAEERLSLVA; from the coding sequence ATGACCTATCTCCTCAGCCTTCTCGACAAAAGCCCGATCGAACAGGGTTTCACCGCCGCGGATGCGTTGCGGGCGACGGTCAAGATTGCCGCGCGCGCCGAGGAACTCGGTTATCACCGTTTCTGGGTGGCGGAGCATCATAACATGTCCAATCTGGCAAGCTCCGCGCCGGAGGCGCTGATCGCCTACCTTCTTGCCAGGACCTCGAAGATCCGTGTCGGCTCCGGCGGCGTCATGCTGCAGCATTACAGCGCCTACAAGGTTGCCGAGACGTTCAATCTTCTGGCATCGCTTGCACCCGGCCGCGTCGATCTCGGTGTCGGCAAGGCGCCGGGCGGTTTTCCGCTGTCGACGCGCGCCCTGCAGCTTGCCGTCGATCCGGCGAGAAAGCCGGATTTTGCGAGCCAGCTTTCCGATCTCAATACCTATCTCGCTGCCGATCCGAATTATGACGGTGCGCAGGCGACCCCTTTCCCGCCGACGGCGCCCGATCGTTTCCTGCTCGGCGCCAGCGTCGAAAGCGCCGAACTGGCCGCCGAGAAGGGCTGGGAACTGGTCTTTGCCGGCCATCTGAACGGCGATCCCGACAATCTGCGTAGGACCTTCGAGACCTATGAGCGGGCGTCCGGCGGCAAGCGGCCGATCCTGGCGCTCGCAGCCTTTGCCGCCGAAAGCGAGGAATATGCCCGCGAGCGGATCGGCCATCTGCGCATCGTCAAGGTATTCCTGCCGGACGGCCAGACCGTCAATGTCGGCAGCGAGGAGCAGGCGGCCGAATTTGCCCGCCAGGCCGGCGTCACCGATTACCGCATCGAGGAGAAGGTGCCGAGCGTGTTGCACGGCACGGCAAAGCAGATCCGCAAGGAATTGGACGAGCTTCACCGCCGCTACGGCGTCAAGGAATTCGTGCTCGACACGCCGGCGCTTTCGGTCGCCGAGCGCCTGGCCTCCATCGAGCTGCTCGCCGAGGAGCGGCTTTCCCTCGTCGCCTGA